The following proteins are encoded in a genomic region of Oceanisphaera profunda:
- the epd gene encoding erythrose-4-phosphate dehydrogenase, protein MIRVAINGYGRIGRSILRAFYERGLQPYMKIVAINELAEPEAMAHLTRYDSSHGRFGEEVTLLPNAFEIADDIIHLCHEADPAKLPWRELGIDLVLECTGVLSSRADAERHLSAGAKKVLFSHPGDNDLDATIVYGVNHQQLTGLETMVSNASCTTNCVVPVIETLHRVFNIKCGNITTIHSAMNDQQVIDAYHSDLRRTRAASQSIIPVDTKLAKGVERILPHFAGKFEAISVRVPTINVTAMDLSVLVEHKATVEAVNQVLREAALGPLKGILGYTEAPLVSVDFNHDPHSSIIDGTQTRVSDANLIKMLMWCDNEWGFANRMLDTSLAWLNAAKSA, encoded by the coding sequence ATGATCCGAGTCGCCATTAACGGCTACGGCCGCATAGGTCGCAGTATATTGCGGGCTTTTTATGAACGTGGTCTGCAGCCTTATATGAAAATTGTTGCCATCAATGAGCTGGCTGAGCCAGAAGCCATGGCACACCTGACCCGTTATGACTCCAGTCATGGTCGCTTTGGTGAAGAAGTGACGCTGCTACCAAATGCGTTCGAGATTGCCGATGATATTATCCATTTATGTCATGAGGCGGATCCGGCAAAACTGCCTTGGCGTGAGCTGGGCATAGACTTGGTGCTGGAGTGCACGGGCGTATTGTCGAGCCGAGCGGACGCCGAGCGTCATTTAAGTGCCGGCGCCAAAAAAGTATTATTTTCCCATCCCGGTGATAACGACCTAGATGCCACTATCGTCTATGGCGTTAATCATCAGCAGTTAACCGGCCTTGAGACCATGGTCTCTAACGCCTCTTGTACTACCAACTGCGTGGTACCGGTTATCGAAACACTGCACCGGGTGTTTAATATTAAATGCGGTAATATCACCACCATTCACTCGGCGATGAACGATCAGCAAGTGATTGATGCTTATCATTCGGATTTACGTCGCACCCGCGCCGCCAGTCAGTCGATTATTCCGGTGGACACCAAGCTTGCCAAAGGCGTGGAGCGCATCTTGCCGCATTTTGCTGGCAAATTTGAAGCCATCTCAGTGCGCGTGCCCACCATTAACGTGACCGCCATGGATTTAAGCGTGCTGGTTGAGCACAAGGCGACGGTGGAGGCGGTAAACCAAGTACTGCGTGAAGCGGCACTGGGGCCATTAAAAGGCATCTTGGGTTACACAGAGGCACCGCTGGTGTCGGTGGACTTTAATCACGACCCCCATTCCTCGATTATTGATGGTACGCAAACCCGAGTCAGTGATGCAAATCTTATCAAGATGCTGATGTGGTGTGATAATGAATGGGGCTTTGCCAACCGCATGTTGGATACCAGTTTAGCTTGGCTGAACGCCGCAAAATCTGCTTAA
- a CDS encoding MFS transporter — protein sequence MLTRLVISLSALIFSVFLLMGGNTFVMTLLGVNLGLKGVEPTLIGSIMVCYSVGFVLGSLYGPRVIKRVGHIRAFAVFSAFLASSTLIFPLTDSILLWSLLRAFGGIAVAGCFIVIESWFSAVASNDNRATLFFSYQICTYLAATAGQLLIGFIDPMAYIPFTLGAIVLIAALVPLSLSRMDAPTIEHNERISVKAIIKEAPVGLLAALCSGMLISSFYAMAPVYAINVGLKVEQLSYFMAASVFAFIIFALPLGRLCDRLDRSKIMVWINALVAVSALGVVLAGPYHLGFLIGFSALYMGMVAAIYPVAVAITNDRMEAQHIVAASTTLLLSYGLGSTLGPLFSSSMMSWFGAQGLYYGCGAIALLLGSYTWMWSLRSRVVEVEDQAQYIPSSAETVGVISELDPRNEEFVDVPEEEIYPHLEAEEIAQAQACQMELDLPEPELEIGEEESILVPH from the coding sequence ATGCTTACACGTTTGGTTATTTCGCTGTCTGCGTTAATTTTCAGTGTCTTCTTACTTATGGGTGGCAACACCTTTGTGATGACCTTGCTCGGCGTTAATTTAGGCCTTAAAGGCGTTGAACCGACGCTGATTGGTAGCATTATGGTGTGCTACTCAGTGGGCTTCGTGTTGGGCTCTTTATATGGCCCTAGAGTGATTAAGCGAGTGGGCCATATTCGCGCCTTCGCCGTGTTTAGTGCCTTCTTGGCCAGCTCGACACTAATCTTCCCGCTTACCGACAGCATCTTGCTGTGGTCTTTATTACGCGCTTTTGGCGGTATTGCCGTGGCCGGCTGTTTTATCGTGATTGAAAGCTGGTTTAGCGCTGTGGCCAGCAACGATAACCGCGCTACTTTGTTTTTCTCTTACCAAATTTGTACTTACTTGGCGGCCACCGCCGGTCAGTTATTGATCGGCTTTATTGACCCGATGGCGTATATCCCTTTTACGCTCGGCGCTATAGTGCTGATCGCCGCCTTAGTACCTTTATCGTTGAGTCGCATGGATGCCCCCACCATAGAGCACAACGAGCGCATCAGCGTAAAGGCCATTATTAAAGAGGCGCCGGTGGGCTTATTGGCGGCGCTGTGCAGTGGCATGCTGATCAGTAGTTTCTACGCCATGGCACCGGTTTATGCCATTAATGTGGGGCTTAAAGTGGAACAATTATCCTACTTTATGGCCGCCTCAGTGTTCGCCTTTATTATTTTTGCCTTGCCGCTGGGCCGCTTATGCGACCGCTTAGATCGCAGCAAAATCATGGTGTGGATTAATGCTTTAGTGGCGGTGAGTGCGCTGGGCGTGGTGTTGGCTGGGCCTTATCATCTGGGCTTTTTAATTGGTTTTTCGGCGCTCTATATGGGCATGGTGGCGGCCATTTATCCGGTGGCGGTGGCCATTACCAATGACCGTATGGAAGCTCAACATATAGTGGCGGCCAGCACGACTTTGCTGCTGAGCTATGGCCTAGGCAGTACTTTGGGGCCCTTGTTTAGCTCCAGTATGATGTCGTGGTTTGGTGCGCAAGGTTTGTATTATGGCTGTGGTGCTATCGCGCTCTTGTTGGGCTCTTATACTTGGATGTGGAGTTTGAGATCCCGGGTGGTGGAAGTAGAAGATCAGGCGCAATATATTCCGAGCTCCGCAGAAACCGTGGGTGTGATCAGCGAACTGGATCCGCGAAACGAAGAATTTGTGGATGTGCCAGAAGAAGAGATTTATCCGCACTTAGAAGCAGAAGAAATTGCCCAAGCGCAAGCCTGTCAAATGGAGCTAGATTTACCAGAGCCAGAGCTCGAAATCGGGGAAGAAGAGTCAATACTGGTGCCTCACTAG